The Megachile rotundata isolate GNS110a chromosome 11, iyMegRotu1, whole genome shotgun sequence genome includes a region encoding these proteins:
- the hay gene encoding ATP-dependent DNA helicase hay, whose amino-acid sequence MGPPKRFKKDNDRGKWKKRKEDLEEFNDDDSLDDNEAGVPDAAKNDVEKQDETALEDEFGAKDYRSQMILKPDCASRPLWVAPNGHIFLESFSPVYKHAHDFLIAISEPVCRPEHIHEYKLTAYSLYAAVSVGLQTHDIIEYLKRLSKTSIPDGIIKFIKLCTLSYGKVKLVLKHNKYFVESPYPEVLQKLLKDPKIQECRLKKNVENEKDEIITNVQSKTKTLQFGAKPTTNAPIGTTKVTESSNDQTPTETTTVPEDITTFYDKMDKEDEEEEEEQELKTVSFEVNQEKIELIQKRCIELEHPLLAEYDFRNDSVNPDINIDLKPSAVLRPYQEKSLRKMFGNGRARSGVIVLPCGAGKSLVGVTACCTVRKRALVLCNSGVSVEQWKQQFKMWSTADDSMICRFTSEAKDKPMGCEILITTYSMITHTQKRSWEAEQTMRWLQDQEWGIMVLDEVHTIPAKMFRRVLTIVQSHCKLGLTATLLREDDKIADLNFLIGPKLYEANWLELQKRGFIARVQCAEVWCPMTPEFYREYLGCKMSKKLLLYVMNPNKFRCCQYLIRYHERRGDKTIVFSDNVFALKHYAIKMNKPYIYGPTSQSERIQILQNFKFNTKVNTIFVSKVADTSFDLPEANVLIQISSHGGSRRQEAQRLGRILRAKKGAIAEEYNAFFYTLVSQDTMEMNYSRKRQRFLVNQGYAYKVITKLAGMDEEPDLMYTSREEQGHLLQQVLSASDMDADEERIPGEGPRPIIRKAGNMTSMSGADDAVYSEYKKANKHPLFKKFRA is encoded by the exons ATGGGTCCACCTAAACGTTTTAAAAAAGATAATG ATAGGGGTAAATGGAAAAAACGTAAAGAAGATCTTGAAGAATTCAATGACGATGATTCTTTAGATGATAATGAAGCTGGTGTTCCTGATGCAGCAAAAAATGATGTTGAGAAACAAGACGAAACAGCATTAGAAGATGAATTTGGAGCAAAAGATTATCGTTCACAAATGATTCTAAAACCTGATTGTGCTTCAAGACCGCTTTGGGTG GCACCAAATGGACACATTTTCTTAGAATCCTTTTCACCAGTGTATAAACATGCTCATGATTTCTTAATTGCTATCTCAGAACCTGTATGCCGTCCTGAACATATTCATGAG taCAAATTAACTGCCTATTCATTGTATGCTGCTGTCAGTGTTGGTCTTCAAACACATGATATAATAGAATACCTGAAAAGACTTAGTAAAACTAGTATTCCTGATGGAATTATAAAGTTTATTAAACTATGTACATTATCATATGGCAAG GTAAAACTAGTGTTAAagcataataaatattttgttgaatCTCCATATCCTGAAGTACTACAAAAATTACTGAAGGATCCGAAAATTCAAGAGTGTAGAttgaaaaaaaatgttgaaaacgaAAAGgatgaaataattacaaatgttcaaagtaaaacCAAAACTCTGCAGTTTGGAGCAAAACCAACAACCAATGCACCAATTGGAACCACCAAAGTGACTGAATCATCCAATGATCAAACCCCGACAGAAACAACAACTGTTCCTGAGGATATAACTACTTTCTATGATAAAATGGATAAAGAGGAtgaggaagaagaggaagaacaaGAATTGAAAACAGTCAGCTTTGAAGTAAATCAA GAAAAAATTGAGTTGATACAAAAGAGATGTATAGAGCTAGAACATCCATTATTAGCAGAGTATGATTTTCGCAATGATAGTGTAAATCCTGACATAAA TATTGATTTAAAACCATCAGCTGTATTGAGGCCTTACCAGGAAAAGAGTTTGAGGAAAATGTTTGGTAATGGACGCGCTAGATCGGGTGTTATAGTTTTACCTTGTG GTGCCGGTAAAAGTTTAGTGGGAGTAACAGCTTGTTGTACAGTCCGAAAACGTGCATTGGTATTGTGTAATTCTGGAGTATCGGTAGAGCAATGGAAACAACAATTTAAGATGTGGTCGACCGCAGACGATTCGATGATATGTCGCTTTACAAGCGAAGCTAAAGACAAACCCATGGGCTGTGAAATTCTAATCACTACGTACTCCATGATTACACACACGCAAAAGCGTTCTTGGGAAGCTGAGCAAACCATGCGATGGCTTCAAGATCAGGAATGGGGAATTATGGTTTTAGATG AGGTCCACACAATTCCAGCAAAAATGTTCAGAAGAGTGTTAACTATTGTTCAGTCGCATTGTAAATTGGGTTTGACTGCAACATTGTTGAGAGAAGACGACAAGATTGCAGATCTTAATTTTCTAATCGGACCTAAATTGTATGAGGCCAACTGGTTAGAATTGCAGAAAAGAGGTTTCATTGCAAGAGTACAGTGTGCTGAAGTTTGGTGTCCTATGACACCAGAGTTTTACAGAGAGTATCTTGGCTGTAAAATGAGTAAAAAGCTG TTACTTTATGTGATGAATCCTAATAAATTTCGTTGTTGTCAATATTTGATacgataccatgaaaggcgagGTGATAAGACTATTGTTTTCTCGGACAATGTGTTTGCTTTGAAGCATTATGctattaaaatgaataaacCATATATTTATGGTCCAACTAGTCAA aGTGAAcgaatacaaattttacaaaactttAAATTCAATACCAAAGTAAATACAATATTCGTGAGTAAAGTAGCAGATACTTCTTTTGATTTACCCGAAGCTAATGTATTGATTCAAATATCTTCGCATGGTGGCTCACGACGACAAGAAGCACAACGATTGGGTCGTATTTTAAGAGCCAAGAAAG GCGCTATTGCGGAAGAGTATAATGCATTCTTCTATACATTAGTATCGCAAGACACGATGGAAATGAATTATTCAAGAAAGCGTCAACGTTTCCTCGTGAATCAGGGATACGCTTATAAAGTTATAACGAAGTTAGCAGGAATGGATGAA GAGCCAGACTTAATGTACACGTCTAGGGAAGAACAGGGTCATTTACTGCAGCAGGTTCTGTCTGCCAGTGACATGGATGCAGACGAAGAAAGAATACCTGGTGAAGGTCCAAGACCG aTTATACGCAAAGCTGGAAACATGACATCCATGTCCGGTGCAGACGACGCAGTTTATTCCGAGTATAAAAAAGCAAATAAGCATCCTTTGTTTAAAAAGTTTAGAGCatga
- the LOC105664381 gene encoding uncharacterized protein LOC105664381 translates to MFCPSSVLAHLAKLIVTIGCMRTLNNHYGKAITWSVRAFQIQLFHSLLGVLRFGAPFITSAIDITKYLRISYDWYSKIVDVVPLALFTASFLHGYGISQKVWLTVLSLGILPVFFYLQPKRRESQMRKHQLLMNIIYTLQLLMIALIGLRNSNYNVISLVASYVFERFFIDEFCYYYDIPSTDLTQYSLCFIEIFTVLTLNEM, encoded by the exons ATGTTTTGTCCAAGCAGTGTTTTAGCGCATTTAGCGAAATTAATCGTAACAATCGGTTGTATGAGAACTCTTAATAATCATTATGGTAAAGCAATTACTTGGTCAGTTCGTGCCTTTCAAATCCAACTTTTTCACTCGTTACTGGGAGTGCTCAGATTTG GAGCTCCATTTATCACATCAGCGATTGATATTACAAAGTACTTAAGGATCTCTTATGACTGGTACTCCAAGATCGTCGATGTTGTACCTTTGGCATTATTTACGGCTAGTTTCCTACATGGATACGGTATTAGTCAAAAAGTTTGGCTCACAGTATTGTCTTTAGGCATTTTGCCAGTATTTTTTTACCTACAACCAAAGAGGAGAGAGAGTCAAATGAGAAAACATCAATTGTTGATGAATATTATTTACACATTACAGTTGTTAATGATTGCATTGATAGGTTTAAGAAATAGTAATTACAATGTTATCAGCTTAGTTGCCTCTTATGTATTCGAGCGTTTTTTTATTGACGAATTTTGTTATTACTATGATATACCAAGTACTGATTTGACCCAGTATTCTTTATGTTTTATAGAGATCTTTACAGTTTTAACTTTGAATGAGATGTAA
- the GlcT gene encoding ceramide glucosyltransferase: MNSMVYTLYGFAIFFMIFWSVMWIVHALALIVGRWKLHRKVTQLPTYETPLPGVSIIKPLMGVDPNLFSNLETFFTMQYPRYELLFCVEDDSDPVLMLVRKLIEKYPEVDAKLFIGGCNVGVNPKINNMQPAYEAAKHELVLISDSGIKMKEDTLLDMVNYMTDKVALVHQMPFTCDREGFAAAYEKIFFGTVQSRMYLAADLLRINCHTGMSALLRKAPLDEVGGLKKFGVYLAEDFFYAKSLTDRGWRITVSSQPALQNSGHCELHSFQARLRRWAKLRVAMLPTMIILEPLSECLVLGACASWAASVLFEWDSLVFYLVHILLWFMLDWTLLCVVQNGPLPFNKLEFVCGWLLSEITRPYLFLQAVLDPLIQWRSRVYKLRWGGVAEEVKAKVKY; the protein is encoded by the coding sequence ATGAACTCCATGGTATATACCCTATACGGGTTCGCGATATTCTTCATGATATTTTGGTCGGTTATGTGGATCGTTCACGCACTGGCTCTGATAGTTGGACGGTGGAAGCTGCACCGTAAAGTTACTCAATTACCGACCTACGAGACGCCGTTGCCCGGCGTGTCGATCATAAAACCGCTGATGGGCGTTGATCCGAATCTATTCAGTAACTTGGAGACATTCTTCACCATGCAATACCCTCGTTACGAGCTACTATTCTGCGTGGAGGACGATTCGGACCCAGTGTTGATGTTGGTGCGTAAATTGATCGAGAAGTATCCGGAGGTAGACGCAAAACTTTTCATCGGTGGTTGCAACGTGGGCGTGAATCCGAAAATCAACAATATGCAGCCGGCGTACGAGGCGGCGAAACACGAGTTAGTGTTGATCAGTGACAGTGGTATCAAGATGAAGGAGGACACTCTGTTAgacatggttaattatatgaccGACAAGGTCGCGTTGGTACACCAGATGCCGTTCACCTGTGATCGCGAGGGTTTTGCGGCCGCTTACGAGAAAATCTTCTTTGGCACGGTGCAGTCGCGTATGTACCTCGCCGCCGATTTACTCAGGATAAACTGTCACACGGGTATGTCCGCGTTGCTGAGAAAAGCGCCTCTCGACGAGGTCGGCGGATTGAAGAAGTTCGGTGTATATCTCGCCGAAGATTTTTTCTACGCGAAGTCATTGACCGACCGGGGTTGGCGCATCACCGTATCCTCGCAGCCGGCTTTGCAAAACAGCGGTCACTGCGAGCTGCATTCTTTCCAAGCGAGGCTACGAAGGTGGGCGAAGCTGCGAGTGGCTATGTTACCTACCATGATTATTCTCGAGCCGTTGAGCGAGTGTTTAGTGTTAGGTGCCTGTGCTTCCTGGGCGGCTAGCGTACTCTTTGAGTGGGATTCTCTGGTTTTCTACTTGGTGCATATACTCTTGTGGTTCATGTTGGACTGGACGCTGTTGTGCGTCGTGCAGAACGGTCCGTTGCCGTTCAACAAATTAGAATTCGTTTGCGGGTGGTTACTCAGTGAGATCACCAGGCCCTATCTTTTCCTTCAGGCGGTTCTAGATCCTCTCATACAGTGGCGATCGCGCGTTTACAAGCTCAGGTGGGGTGGTGTCGCGGAAGAGGTTAAGGCGAAAGTCAAGTATTAA
- the Dus2 gene encoding dihydrouridine synthase 2 has translation MEEKVIKPLERKKLNYENKLILAPMVRIGTLPMRLLALDYGADIVYTEELIDWKLLRSFRRVNDVLGTIDYIDKTDGTVTFRTCPRERDHVVLQIGTCDAARALKVAKMIEQDVAGIDLNMGCPKLFSLVGKMGAALLQEPETATNILKTLVDNLSIPVTCKIRVLPDLNDTLELCELLASTGISAIAVHGRTVEERPQHANRNEVLREISKKLSIPVIANGGSKEIQKHSDIFKFKEVTGCSSVMLARAAEWNCSIFSKNGLLPMEDVIKSYLKYAVDCDNPPSNTKYCIQNILREQQESELGKKFLNSQTLEQICAVWNLSDYCHLKRKEFNEKGLQGRSQVSPMREDDKQNEEQLSNKRKLINEEDVVLMHCAFLRNNYLTDLDLPKTILHKWTQSQRKKIPRYDTLQKGKLFRSIVTVDGRKFGSSFWEKNKKWAEQGAALVCLISLGLVNETNFVTNGNIVS, from the exons ATGGAGgaaaaagtaataaaaccattggaaagaaagaaattaaattatgaGAATAAACTCATATTAGCTCCTATGGTACGCATTGGCACACTTCCTATGCGTCTACTTGCACTTGATTATGGTGCTGATATTGTATATACAGAGGAACTTATAGACTGGAAATTATTACGATCATTTCGCCGTGTGAATG ATGTTCTAGGAACGATCGATTATATAGACAAAACAGATGGCACTGTAACTTTTAGAACATGTCCAAGAGAAAGAGATCATGTAGTTTTACAAATTGGTACTTGTGATGCGGCAAGAGCATTAAAGGTTGCTAAGATGATTGAACAAGATGTTGCTGGAATTGATTTAAATATGGGCTGCCCAAAACTATTTTCATTGGTAGGAAAAATGGGAGCTGCTCTTTTACAAGAACCAGAAACTGCAACGAATATTCTAAAAACATTGGTAGATAATTTAAGCATTCCTGTAACTTGTAAAATACGTGTATTGCCAGACTTAAACGACACTTTGGAGCTTTGTGAACTTTTGGCATCAACTGGTATATCTGCAATAGCAGTTCATGGTCGTACTGTTGAAGAGAGACCACAACATGCAAACCGTAATGAAGTTTTGAGGGAAATATCCAAGAAGCTTTCAATACCAGTTATAGCAAATGGAGGCTCAAAAGAAATACAGAAGCATTCTGACATTTTCAA atttaaagaAGTAACAGGCTGCAGTAGTGTAATGCTTGCACGTGCAGCTGAATGGAATTGTTCAATATTTAGCAAAAACGGTTTACTTCCCATGGAAGATGTGATAAAGTCGTATTTAAAATATGCCGTGGATTGCGATAATCCACCTTCTAATACCAAGTACTGCATACAAAACATTCTTCGCGAGCAACAAGAATCTGAACTAGGcaaaaagttcctaaattctcaaaccttagAGCAAATATG tgCTGTATGGAATTTAAGTGACTATTGTCATTTGAAAAGAAAAGAGTTTAATGAAAAAGGTTTACAAGGAAGGTCGCAAGTTTCACCCATGAGGGAAGATGACAAACAGAATGAAGAACAACTGtctaataaaagaaaattaataaatgaagaagacGTAGTTTTAATGCATTGTgcatttttaagaaataattatttgacaGATCTTGATTTGCCAAAAACTATATTACATAAGTGGACACAAAgtcaaagaaaaaaaattcctcGCTACGATACGCTACAAAAAGGAAAACTTTTCCGTTCTATTGTTACTGTCGACGGAAGGAAATTCGGATCATCTTTTTG ggaaaaaaataaaaaatgggcAGAACAAGGAGCTGCATTAGTTTGCCTAATTTCATTAGGTCTAGTCAATGAAACGAATTTTGTTACTAACGGCAATATAGTTTCTTGA